A window from Erythrolamprus reginae isolate rEryReg1 chromosome 9, rEryReg1.hap1, whole genome shotgun sequence encodes these proteins:
- the LOC139171949 gene encoding cytochrome P450 2J6-like — translation MVVFGWLIVLSLLLLCFWKSQRPKGFPPGPWRLPLLGNLFYFSKRFPMKELDQLAKKYGPVFSLYLGRTPVVMTHGFPAAKEVLMIKGIEFAGRPSFLIMDSLTRKKGLLTVTYGEVWKEQRRFSGMLLRNFGVGKKSMEEKILEEATCLVQAFTEKMNMPFDPFEFLDIAVANIMCTILFGKHFDYDDSFLKTLLHLNHQNSRIVAGPWALLYNEVPLVRSLPLPHQELITYTYKIQAAQQKEIDEHKATLIPGAPRDFIDAYLEEIQKPERKGSSFEEDQLLILLSNLFVAGTETMASTLQWALLYLMAFPEIQEKCWEEIDTVLGNKAILKYGDREKLPYTNAVIHEIQRISNVGPLGLPHATTSEVQLFGYKIPKDTMVSVNIQSAHLDESQWKFPNEFNPSNFLNEEGEFVKPEAFLAFSAGPRVCLGENLARMELFLFFTSILRNFQLSWPDKSQAPDFTPHFGVTQSSSGFKVLLKYRQPSV, via the exons ATGGTTGTTTTTGGCTGGCTGATCGTTCTTTCTCTCCTGCTCCTCTGTTTCTGGAAGAGCCAACGTCCCAAAGGTTTCCCCCCTGGACCATGGAGGTTACCACTGCTTGGGAACCTATTTTATTTCAGTAAGAGGTTCCCTATGAAGGAGTTGGACCAG CTGGCAAAAAAATATGGTCCTGTCTTCAGTCTTTATCTTGGAAGAACACCTGTGGTCATGACCCATGGCTTTCCTGCAGCAAAGGAGGTTCTCATGATAAAAGGCATAGAATTTGCTGGGAGACCATCGTTTCTTATCATGGATTCCCTCACTAGAAAGAAAG GTTTACTGACAGTAACATATGGAGAAGTCTGGAAGGAGCAAAGAAGGTTTTCAGGGATGCTTCTCAGAAACTTTGGAGTAGGCAAAAAATCCATGGAAGAAAAGATCCTGGAGGAGGCAACTTGTTTGGTTCAAGCATTCACTGAAAAAATGA ATATGCCTTTTGATCCTTTTGAATTTCTGGACATTGCAGTTGCCAACATAATGTGTACCATATTATTTGGAAAACATTTTGACTATGATGACAGCTTCCTCAAAACTCTGCTGCATTTGAATCATCAGAATTCCCGAATAGTAGCAGGACCCTGGGCCTTG CTTTACAATGAGGTTCCCTTGGTGAGAAGTCTCCCGCTGCCCCATCAGGAATTAAtaacatatacatataaaatacAAGCAGCCCAGCAAAAAGAGATAGACGAGCACAAGGCGACCTTGATTCCAGGAGCCCCTCGAGATTTCATTGATGCAtatttagaagaaatacagaag CCAGAGAGAAAAGGTTCAAGTTTTGAGGAAGATCAACTACTAATCTTACTGTCTAACCTGTTTGTGGCTGGAACAGAGACGATGGCATCAACACTGCAGTGGGCATTGCTGTATTTGATGGCCTTTCCAGAGATCCAAG AGAAATGCTGGGAGGAAATCGACACAGTTTTGGGAAACAAGGCAATCTTGAAATATGGAGACAGAGAAAAATTGCCCTATACAAATGCCGTCATTCATGAAATCCAACGTATTTCAAACGTTGGCCCTCTCGGATTACCACATGCAACCACAAGTGAAGTGCAGCTTTTTGGATATAAAATTCCCAAG GACACCATGGTTTCTGTCAATATCCAGTCTGCCCATCTTGATGAATCTCAGTGGAAGTTCCCCAATGAGTTCAACCCCTCCAACTTCCTGAACGAAGAGGGAGAATTTGTGAAGCCGGAAGCCTTTTTGGCATTCTCAGCAG GACCGAGAGTTTGCTTAGGGGAAAACTTAGCTCGGATGgagctcttcctcttcttcaccaGCATTCTCAGGAACTTCCAGCTATCATGGCCAGATAAATCCCAGGCTCCCGATTTCACACCACACTTTGGGGTTACACAATCTTCCTCTGGCTTTAAGGTGTTGCTGAAATATCGTCAGCCAAGCGTGTAG